One segment of Candidatus Hydrogenedentota bacterium DNA contains the following:
- a CDS encoding FliI/YscN family ATPase has translation MIDLSPYRQRAEGCEPLVTSGRITDVVGLAIEASGPSMQIGDHCFVEPENGAPPVPVEVVGFRKDRILLMPLGTMRGIGPGCRVRPTHAPHTTPVGHGLIGRVIGSNGSPIDGQGPLNHEAKAPLHRDPPAPLSRQRILSPIATGVRAIDGCLTCGRGQRVGILSGSGVGKSKLIGMIARNTNADLNVIALVGERGREVREFIEGDLGIEGLRRSVVVVATSDEPALLRLNGALIATAIAEWFRDQGANVMLIMDSVTRVAMAQREVGLAIGEPPTTRGYPPSVYAMLPRLLERAGNAETGSITGFYAVLVEADDLNDPVGDTVRSILDGHIALSRDLAGRGHYPPIDVLGSVSRVVSEVCDDNHQRWAARLRELLAAYRDNEDLINIGAYVPGSSREVDTAIQSMPEFNRFLRQGLKETTTFAETVHGLSQLVRNR, from the coding sequence ATGATCGACCTCAGCCCCTACCGCCAGCGCGCCGAAGGCTGCGAGCCACTGGTGACCTCGGGCCGCATCACCGATGTCGTGGGACTCGCCATTGAAGCCTCCGGACCATCGATGCAAATCGGCGATCACTGTTTCGTCGAGCCCGAAAACGGCGCGCCCCCCGTGCCCGTCGAGGTCGTCGGATTCCGGAAGGACCGGATCCTCCTCATGCCCCTGGGCACGATGCGCGGCATCGGCCCGGGATGCCGCGTTCGGCCGACCCACGCCCCCCATACCACCCCCGTGGGCCACGGGCTGATCGGGCGCGTGATCGGGAGCAACGGGTCCCCCATCGATGGCCAGGGCCCCCTCAACCACGAAGCGAAGGCCCCGCTGCACCGCGATCCGCCCGCGCCGCTCTCGCGCCAGCGCATACTCAGCCCGATCGCCACCGGCGTCCGCGCCATCGACGGCTGCCTCACCTGCGGGCGGGGCCAGCGCGTCGGCATCCTCTCCGGAAGCGGCGTCGGCAAGAGCAAGCTCATCGGCATGATCGCACGGAATACCAACGCCGACCTGAACGTTATCGCGCTCGTCGGCGAACGCGGGCGCGAGGTGCGCGAATTCATCGAGGGCGACCTCGGCATCGAGGGCCTGCGCCGTTCCGTCGTCGTCGTCGCCACCTCCGACGAACCCGCCCTGCTGCGCCTCAACGGAGCCCTCATCGCAACGGCCATCGCCGAATGGTTTCGCGATCAGGGGGCCAATGTCATGCTCATTATGGACTCCGTCACCCGCGTGGCCATGGCGCAGCGCGAGGTCGGGCTCGCGATCGGCGAGCCGCCCACCACCCGCGGCTATCCCCCTTCGGTCTACGCCATGCTCCCCCGCCTGCTAGAACGCGCGGGCAACGCCGAAACCGGCAGCATCACCGGCTTCTACGCCGTGCTGGTTGAAGCCGATGACTTGAACGATCCGGTCGGCGACACGGTGCGCTCCATCCTCGACGGGCACATCGCCCTCTCCCGCGATCTTGCGGGACGGGGCCACTACCCCCCCATCGATGTGCTCGGCAGTGTTAGCCGCGTGGTGAGCGAAGTCTGTGACGACAACCATCAGCGCTGGGCCGCGCGCCTGCGCGAACTGCTGGCGGCCTACCGCGACAACGAGGATTTGATCAATATCGGCGCCTACGTGCCGGGCAGCAGCCGCGAAGTGGACACCGCCATCCAGTCCATGCCGGAGTTCAACCGATTCCTCCGCCAGGGCCTCAAGGAAACAACCACCTTCGCCGAGACGGTACACGGCCTGTCACAACTGGTAAGGAACCGCTGA
- the fliG gene encoding flagellar motor switch protein FliG → MDGRRKAAVLLACLGPDNASRVLNCFSDDEIDQLTLDLSSLGTVDANSKSAVLDEFYEMAVAKRYVAQGGIEFAKSLLEKSFGSERAFEVLNRLQSSLQEVPFQFLKRADPSQICSFIQDEHPQTISLILAHMNPATSSIILSALPPDVQSDVIIRIATMDRTAPEIVREVERVLERKMAAVFSQGFTFAGGVKDVAEILNMIERATEKTIMADLEERDPELADEIARLMFTFDDIIYVDDAGIQKTLREVESKDLALALKASTEEVANKVYRNMSERAREMIKEEIEFMGPVRMRNVEEAQQKIVAVIRRLEESGDVVISGRGGGDADEILV, encoded by the coding sequence ATGGACGGGCGCCGGAAGGCGGCTGTGCTGCTCGCCTGCCTCGGCCCCGACAACGCCAGCCGGGTGCTGAATTGCTTTTCGGACGACGAGATCGACCAGCTCACCCTCGATCTCTCCAGCCTCGGCACGGTCGACGCCAACAGCAAGTCCGCCGTGCTCGACGAGTTCTACGAAATGGCGGTGGCCAAGCGCTACGTGGCCCAGGGCGGCATCGAGTTCGCCAAGAGCCTGCTGGAGAAGTCCTTCGGCAGCGAACGCGCGTTCGAAGTGCTCAACCGCCTCCAGAGCAGCCTGCAGGAGGTCCCCTTTCAATTTCTGAAACGGGCGGACCCCTCGCAGATTTGCAGCTTCATCCAGGACGAGCACCCGCAGACGATTTCATTGATTCTCGCGCACATGAATCCCGCGACCTCCTCCATTATCCTCTCGGCCCTGCCGCCCGATGTCCAGTCCGATGTCATCATCCGGATCGCGACGATGGACCGCACCGCGCCCGAGATCGTGCGCGAGGTGGAGCGCGTCCTGGAGCGGAAGATGGCCGCCGTCTTCAGCCAGGGCTTTACCTTCGCCGGCGGCGTGAAGGATGTCGCCGAAATCCTCAATATGATCGAGCGCGCCACCGAGAAAACCATCATGGCGGACCTCGAGGAGCGCGACCCGGAACTGGCCGACGAAATCGCGCGGCTCATGTTCACTTTCGACGATATCATTTACGTGGACGACGCCGGCATCCAGAAGACCTTGCGCGAAGTGGAAAGCAAGGACCTCGCGCTCGCGCTCAAGGCTTCCACCGAGGAAGTGGCGAACAAGGTCTACCGCAACATGTCCGAGCGCGCGCGCGAAATGATCAAGGAAGAAATCGAGTTCATGGGCCCGGTGCGCATGCGCAATGTCGAAGAGGCGCAGCAGAAGATCGTGGCCGTCATCCGCCGCCTGGAAGAATCGGGCGACGTAGTCATTTCGGGCCGCGGCGGTGGCGACGCCGACGAGATCCTCGTCTAG
- the fliF gene encoding flagellar M-ring protein FliF, translating into MRFADFIDFMRQTGAQVSDAWRQLSLNAKVMLVCVGLLVAAPIFYITFSGVETRYITLADNLSAQQISQTIALLEEQRTPYKLDETSRSIHVLPKDRGRMLLLLEQNNLPVGRSIPSGFEELFTSPDFMSNQWFNNVNYMRAVQGELEKQLSSLDFVEFANVFIREADNKYFIEEQIPSEATVVLSVKRPVSPLETKLIVSMVSRAGGANLNPGNITVATTDGKALHLPADSRFASIANDKIEYQDTVESRIERKIQERLDRLGVYGTVTVGAQIDFDEIETMESLVSEGTPLSELDTRQTITSTERLPEGAPGAFQNVPEAAAAPGGTQTNDEMRETLVNHEPSRTTRTVRTDPGNVVRYKVALVVQGESETVTDEAGNETSQYTGLDEKTRLACLSIAQSAVASENAEADVQITDHPYVSAGVTAVAAALQHREASEMRADRQRWINAALLLAAIFAGLFLVRWALNKSIIYPSDERMEQPVKEIPEATLEDMRRQEVAADIARLSMEDPEAVAALLRSWMMEEDEE; encoded by the coding sequence ATGCGATTCGCGGATTTTATCGACTTCATGCGCCAGACCGGCGCGCAGGTCAGCGATGCCTGGCGGCAGCTCTCCCTCAACGCGAAGGTGATGCTGGTCTGCGTGGGCCTCCTCGTGGCGGCGCCCATTTTCTACATCACCTTCAGCGGCGTCGAAACGCGCTACATCACCCTGGCGGACAACCTGAGCGCCCAGCAGATTTCGCAAACCATCGCGCTCCTCGAAGAGCAGCGAACGCCCTACAAGCTCGACGAAACCTCCCGCTCGATTCACGTGCTCCCGAAAGATCGCGGCCGCATGCTCCTCCTGCTCGAGCAGAACAACCTGCCCGTGGGACGCAGTATACCTTCCGGATTCGAAGAACTTTTCACCAGCCCGGACTTCATGTCCAACCAGTGGTTCAACAACGTCAACTACATGCGGGCGGTGCAGGGCGAACTCGAAAAACAGCTTTCCTCCCTGGACTTTGTGGAATTCGCCAACGTCTTCATCCGCGAAGCCGACAACAAGTACTTCATCGAAGAGCAGATTCCCTCGGAGGCCACCGTGGTCCTTTCCGTGAAGCGCCCCGTCTCCCCCCTCGAAACCAAGCTCATCGTGAGCATGGTGAGCCGCGCGGGCGGGGCGAACCTCAACCCCGGGAATATCACCGTGGCCACCACCGACGGCAAAGCGCTTCACCTGCCGGCGGACTCGCGCTTCGCATCGATTGCGAACGACAAGATCGAATACCAGGACACCGTGGAGTCCCGCATCGAGCGCAAGATCCAGGAAAGGCTTGACCGCCTGGGCGTGTATGGGACCGTGACGGTCGGCGCGCAAATCGATTTCGACGAAATCGAAACCATGGAGAGCCTGGTGAGCGAGGGCACGCCCCTGAGCGAACTCGACACGCGCCAGACCATCACCTCCACCGAGCGGCTTCCCGAAGGCGCCCCCGGCGCCTTCCAGAACGTCCCGGAAGCCGCCGCCGCCCCGGGCGGCACGCAGACGAACGACGAAATGCGCGAAACGCTGGTGAATCACGAGCCCAGCCGGACAACCCGGACGGTCCGGACCGACCCCGGCAATGTGGTACGATATAAGGTAGCGCTCGTGGTGCAGGGCGAAAGCGAGACCGTCACCGACGAAGCCGGAAACGAAACCAGCCAGTACACCGGGCTGGACGAAAAAACGCGCCTCGCCTGCCTGAGTATCGCCCAGAGCGCCGTCGCCTCGGAAAACGCCGAAGCGGACGTGCAGATCACGGATCACCCCTACGTATCGGCGGGCGTGACCGCCGTCGCGGCCGCATTGCAGCACCGGGAAGCCTCGGAGATGCGCGCCGATCGCCAGCGCTGGATAAATGCCGCGCTGCTGCTGGCCGCCATCTTCGCCGGCCTCTTCCTCGTGCGCTGGGCGCTGAACAAATCGATCATTTACCCGTCCGACGAAAGAATGGAGCAGCCCGTCAAGGAAATTCCGGAAGCCACGCTCGAAGACATGCGGCGCCAGGAAGTCGCGGCCGATATCGCCCGCCTTTCGATGGAAGATCCCGAGGCCGTGGCCGCGCTGCTGCGCAGCTGGATGATGGAAGAAGACGAGGAGTAG